From Stigmatopora nigra isolate UIUO_SnigA chromosome 5, RoL_Snig_1.1, whole genome shotgun sequence, a single genomic window includes:
- the phactr1 gene encoding phosphatase and actin regulator 1 isoform X4, which translates to MRSDSLVPGTHTPPIRRRSKFANLGRLLKPWKWRKKKSEKFKQTSAALERKMSTRQSREELIKKGVLKEVYEKESTSPSVLEEEKLQNGCSLVLRCNLSQSEGAEPMEGAAETEGSLEFEIHEDSTSQLELVQKLNQAPSPKKPAYPEDDTESTLHTPRTFQNKPPALAPKPITSMQNHNSALVKLPSLSVKLSPPLPPKKLMISVPVEGMEPLAHMLAFQKCSALPSHSTVGGHSLQYGTLPVPIHPPSRIIEELNKTLALTMQRFESSMMRAAPTLMMECDNKENLPNDAEYEQLPGFYRDYYHEEEELEEEVEEEDDNEDDEALFTSTLALKVLRKDSLAIKISNRPSKRELEDKNILPLKSDQDRLRFRQQTATKLTRRLSQRPTAEELEQRNILKPRNDLEEQEEKREIKRHLSKKLSQRPTVEELREAKILIRFSDYVEVAEAQDYDRRADKPWTRLTAADKAAIRKELNEFKSTEMDVHESSRHLTRFHRP; encoded by the exons ATGCGCTCCGATTCATTGGTACctggcacacacacacctcccatACGTCGACGAAGTAAATTTGCCAATCTTGGGCGACTCTTAAAACCCTGGAAATGGAGAAAGAAGAAGAGTGAAAAGTTCAAGCAGACCTCTGCCG CACTTGAGCGAAAAATGTCTACAAGACAGAGCAGAGAGGAGCTTATCAAGAAGGGCGTGCTGAAGGAAGTTTATGAGAAGG AGAGTACATCACCATCTGTGCTGGAGGAGGAGAAGCTGCAAAATGGATGTTCTCTGGTTCTCAGATGTAACTTGTCACAATCTGAAGGTGCTGAGCCAATGGAAGGAGCAGCTGAAACTGAGG GTTCACTGGAGTTTGAGATCCATGAAGATTCTACAAGTCAACTGGAACTCGTGCAAAAATTAAACCAAGCGCCATCTCCAAAAAAACCTGCGTACCCAGAGGATGATACTGAATCAACACTACACACACCTCGTACGTTCCAAAATAAACCCCCAGCCCTCGCCCCCAAACCCATCACGAGCATGCAAAATCACA ATAGCGCCCTTGTAAAGTTGCCAAGCTTGTCGGTGAAGTTGTCTCCTCCTCTACCTCCAAAGAAGCTTATGATCTCTGTACCTGTAGAAGGCATGGAACCCTTGGCGCACATGCTCGCCTTTCAGAAGTGCTCCGCTCTCCCCAGCCATTCTACTGTAGGTGGGCATTCACTGCAATATGGGACCCTTCCAGTTCCTATTCACCCACCCAGCCGAATTATTGAGGAGCTCAATAAAACCCTGGCTCTTACTATGCAGAGATTTGAGAG TTCTATGATGCGTGCTGCTCCAACATTGATGATGGAATGTGACAACAAAGAGAATCTTCCCAACGATGCTGAATACGAGCAGCTACCTGGTTTTTATCGGGATTATTACCATGAAGAAGAGGAATTAGAGGAAGAagtggaggaggaagatgataaTGAGGATGACGAAGCATTGTTTACAA GCACACTGGCCCTGAAGGTGTTACGAAAGGACTCGCTAGCCATTAAAATCAGTAACCGTCCTTCAAAGAGAGAGCTGGAGGACAAGAACATTCTACCTCTCAAGTCTGACCAGGACAGACTCAGATTTCGACAGCAAACAGCAACCAAACTCACACG ACGGTTGAGTCAGCGGCCAACTGCTGAAGAACTCGAACAGAGGAATATACTGAAAC cgCGGAACGATCttgaggagcaggaggagaagAGGGAGATCAAGAGACATTTATCCAAAAAA CTCAGCCAGAGACCAACAGTAGAAGAGCTGAGAGAAGCAAAGATTCTCATTCGTTTTAGTGACTACGTGGAGGTTGCCGAAGCTCAGGACTATGACAGGAGAGCAGATAAGCCCTGGACGAGACTAACAGCTGCTGACAAG GCTGCTATCAGGAAGGAGCTGAATGAGTTTAAAAGCACAGAAATGGATGTGCATGAGTCGAGTCGTCATCTGACAag GTTTCATAGACCATAA
- the phactr1 gene encoding phosphatase and actin regulator 1 isoform X1, which yields MAASTTAKEQEDRRPVRRVRSKSDTPYINEARISLHLETAEEVEKLAAMRSDSLVPGTHTPPIRRRSKFANLGRLLKPWKWRKKKSEKFKQTSAALERKMSTRQSREELIKKGVLKEVYEKESTSPSVLEEEKLQNGCSLVLRCNLSQSEGAEPMEGAAETEGSLEFEIHEDSTSQLELVQKLNQAPSPKKPAYPEDDTESTLHTPRTFQNKPPALAPKPITSMQNHSMCVVYITFLLNFDLLGDNFVHFTDSALVKLPSLSVKLSPPLPPKKLMISVPVEGMEPLAHMLAFQKCSALPSHSTVGGHSLQYGTLPVPIHPPSRIIEELNKTLALTMQRFESSMMRAAPTLMMECDNKENLPNDAEYEQLPGFYRDYYHEEEELEEEVEEEDDNEDDEALFTSTLALKVLRKDSLAIKISNRPSKRELEDKNILPLKSDQDRLRFRQQTATKLTRRLSQRPTAEELEQRNILKPRNDLEEQEEKREIKRHLSKKLSQRPTVEELREAKILIRFSDYVEVAEAQDYDRRADKPWTRLTAADKAAIRKELNEFKSTEMDVHESSRHLTRFHRP from the exons ATGGCAGCATCGACTACGGCCAAGGAGCAGGAGGACCGCAGACCGGTCCGGAGAGTCCGATCCAAGAGTGACACACCTTACATCAATGAAGCGAGGATCTCTTTGCACCTGGAGACAG CTGAAGAAGTAGAAAAGTTAGCAGCGATGCGCTCCGATTCATTGGTACctggcacacacacacctcccatACGTCGACGAAGTAAATTTGCCAATCTTGGGCGACTCTTAAAACCCTGGAAATGGAGAAAGAAGAAGAGTGAAAAGTTCAAGCAGACCTCTGCCG CACTTGAGCGAAAAATGTCTACAAGACAGAGCAGAGAGGAGCTTATCAAGAAGGGCGTGCTGAAGGAAGTTTATGAGAAGG AGAGTACATCACCATCTGTGCTGGAGGAGGAGAAGCTGCAAAATGGATGTTCTCTGGTTCTCAGATGTAACTTGTCACAATCTGAAGGTGCTGAGCCAATGGAAGGAGCAGCTGAAACTGAGG GTTCACTGGAGTTTGAGATCCATGAAGATTCTACAAGTCAACTGGAACTCGTGCAAAAATTAAACCAAGCGCCATCTCCAAAAAAACCTGCGTACCCAGAGGATGATACTGAATCAACACTACACACACCTCGTACGTTCCAAAATAAACCCCCAGCCCTCGCCCCCAAACCCATCACGAGCATGCAAAATCACAGTATGTGTGTGGTCTATATCACATTTCTACTTAATTTTGATCTTTTAGGAGATAATTTTGTCCATTTTACAGATAGCGCCCTTGTAAAGTTGCCAAGCTTGTCGGTGAAGTTGTCTCCTCCTCTACCTCCAAAGAAGCTTATGATCTCTGTACCTGTAGAAGGCATGGAACCCTTGGCGCACATGCTCGCCTTTCAGAAGTGCTCCGCTCTCCCCAGCCATTCTACTGTAGGTGGGCATTCACTGCAATATGGGACCCTTCCAGTTCCTATTCACCCACCCAGCCGAATTATTGAGGAGCTCAATAAAACCCTGGCTCTTACTATGCAGAGATTTGAGAG TTCTATGATGCGTGCTGCTCCAACATTGATGATGGAATGTGACAACAAAGAGAATCTTCCCAACGATGCTGAATACGAGCAGCTACCTGGTTTTTATCGGGATTATTACCATGAAGAAGAGGAATTAGAGGAAGAagtggaggaggaagatgataaTGAGGATGACGAAGCATTGTTTACAA GCACACTGGCCCTGAAGGTGTTACGAAAGGACTCGCTAGCCATTAAAATCAGTAACCGTCCTTCAAAGAGAGAGCTGGAGGACAAGAACATTCTACCTCTCAAGTCTGACCAGGACAGACTCAGATTTCGACAGCAAACAGCAACCAAACTCACACG ACGGTTGAGTCAGCGGCCAACTGCTGAAGAACTCGAACAGAGGAATATACTGAAAC cgCGGAACGATCttgaggagcaggaggagaagAGGGAGATCAAGAGACATTTATCCAAAAAA CTCAGCCAGAGACCAACAGTAGAAGAGCTGAGAGAAGCAAAGATTCTCATTCGTTTTAGTGACTACGTGGAGGTTGCCGAAGCTCAGGACTATGACAGGAGAGCAGATAAGCCCTGGACGAGACTAACAGCTGCTGACAAG GCTGCTATCAGGAAGGAGCTGAATGAGTTTAAAAGCACAGAAATGGATGTGCATGAGTCGAGTCGTCATCTGACAag GTTTCATAGACCATAA
- the phactr1 gene encoding phosphatase and actin regulator 1 isoform X3 codes for MAASTTAKEQEDRRPVRRVRSKSDTPYINEARISLHLETAEEVEKLAAMRSDSLVPGTHTPPIRRRSKFANLGRLLKPWKWRKKKSEKFKQTSAALERKMSTRQSREELIKKGVLKEVYEKESTSPSVLEEEKLQNGCSLVLRCNLSQSEGAEPMEGAAETEGSLEFEIHEDSTSQLELVQKLNQAPSPKKPAYPEDDTESTLHTPHSALVKLPSLSVKLSPPLPPKKLMISVPVEGMEPLAHMLAFQKCSALPSHSTVGGHSLQYGTLPVPIHPPSRIIEELNKTLALTMQRFESSMMRAAPTLMMECDNKENLPNDAEYEQLPGFYRDYYHEEEELEEEVEEEDDNEDDEALFTSTLALKVLRKDSLAIKISNRPSKRELEDKNILPLKSDQDRLRFRQQTATKLTRRLSQRPTAEELEQRNILKPRNDLEEQEEKREIKRHLSKKLSQRPTVEELREAKILIRFSDYVEVAEAQDYDRRADKPWTRLTAADKAAIRKELNEFKSTEMDVHESSRHLTRFHRP; via the exons ATGGCAGCATCGACTACGGCCAAGGAGCAGGAGGACCGCAGACCGGTCCGGAGAGTCCGATCCAAGAGTGACACACCTTACATCAATGAAGCGAGGATCTCTTTGCACCTGGAGACAG CTGAAGAAGTAGAAAAGTTAGCAGCGATGCGCTCCGATTCATTGGTACctggcacacacacacctcccatACGTCGACGAAGTAAATTTGCCAATCTTGGGCGACTCTTAAAACCCTGGAAATGGAGAAAGAAGAAGAGTGAAAAGTTCAAGCAGACCTCTGCCG CACTTGAGCGAAAAATGTCTACAAGACAGAGCAGAGAGGAGCTTATCAAGAAGGGCGTGCTGAAGGAAGTTTATGAGAAGG AGAGTACATCACCATCTGTGCTGGAGGAGGAGAAGCTGCAAAATGGATGTTCTCTGGTTCTCAGATGTAACTTGTCACAATCTGAAGGTGCTGAGCCAATGGAAGGAGCAGCTGAAACTGAGG GTTCACTGGAGTTTGAGATCCATGAAGATTCTACAAGTCAACTGGAACTCGTGCAAAAATTAAACCAAGCGCCATCTCCAAAAAAACCTGCGTACCCAGAGGATGATACTGAATCAACACTACACACACCTC ATAGCGCCCTTGTAAAGTTGCCAAGCTTGTCGGTGAAGTTGTCTCCTCCTCTACCTCCAAAGAAGCTTATGATCTCTGTACCTGTAGAAGGCATGGAACCCTTGGCGCACATGCTCGCCTTTCAGAAGTGCTCCGCTCTCCCCAGCCATTCTACTGTAGGTGGGCATTCACTGCAATATGGGACCCTTCCAGTTCCTATTCACCCACCCAGCCGAATTATTGAGGAGCTCAATAAAACCCTGGCTCTTACTATGCAGAGATTTGAGAG TTCTATGATGCGTGCTGCTCCAACATTGATGATGGAATGTGACAACAAAGAGAATCTTCCCAACGATGCTGAATACGAGCAGCTACCTGGTTTTTATCGGGATTATTACCATGAAGAAGAGGAATTAGAGGAAGAagtggaggaggaagatgataaTGAGGATGACGAAGCATTGTTTACAA GCACACTGGCCCTGAAGGTGTTACGAAAGGACTCGCTAGCCATTAAAATCAGTAACCGTCCTTCAAAGAGAGAGCTGGAGGACAAGAACATTCTACCTCTCAAGTCTGACCAGGACAGACTCAGATTTCGACAGCAAACAGCAACCAAACTCACACG ACGGTTGAGTCAGCGGCCAACTGCTGAAGAACTCGAACAGAGGAATATACTGAAAC cgCGGAACGATCttgaggagcaggaggagaagAGGGAGATCAAGAGACATTTATCCAAAAAA CTCAGCCAGAGACCAACAGTAGAAGAGCTGAGAGAAGCAAAGATTCTCATTCGTTTTAGTGACTACGTGGAGGTTGCCGAAGCTCAGGACTATGACAGGAGAGCAGATAAGCCCTGGACGAGACTAACAGCTGCTGACAAG GCTGCTATCAGGAAGGAGCTGAATGAGTTTAAAAGCACAGAAATGGATGTGCATGAGTCGAGTCGTCATCTGACAag GTTTCATAGACCATAA
- the phactr1 gene encoding phosphatase and actin regulator 1 isoform X2 gives MAASTTAKEQEDRRPVRRVRSKSDTPYINEARISLHLETAEEVEKLAAMRSDSLVPGTHTPPIRRRSKFANLGRLLKPWKWRKKKSEKFKQTSAALERKMSTRQSREELIKKGVLKEVYEKESTSPSVLEEEKLQNGCSLVLRCNLSQSEGAEPMEGAAETEGSLEFEIHEDSTSQLELVQKLNQAPSPKKPAYPEDDTESTLHTPRTFQNKPPALAPKPITSMQNHNSALVKLPSLSVKLSPPLPPKKLMISVPVEGMEPLAHMLAFQKCSALPSHSTVGGHSLQYGTLPVPIHPPSRIIEELNKTLALTMQRFESSMMRAAPTLMMECDNKENLPNDAEYEQLPGFYRDYYHEEEELEEEVEEEDDNEDDEALFTSTLALKVLRKDSLAIKISNRPSKRELEDKNILPLKSDQDRLRFRQQTATKLTRRLSQRPTAEELEQRNILKPRNDLEEQEEKREIKRHLSKKLSQRPTVEELREAKILIRFSDYVEVAEAQDYDRRADKPWTRLTAADKAAIRKELNEFKSTEMDVHESSRHLTRFHRP, from the exons ATGGCAGCATCGACTACGGCCAAGGAGCAGGAGGACCGCAGACCGGTCCGGAGAGTCCGATCCAAGAGTGACACACCTTACATCAATGAAGCGAGGATCTCTTTGCACCTGGAGACAG CTGAAGAAGTAGAAAAGTTAGCAGCGATGCGCTCCGATTCATTGGTACctggcacacacacacctcccatACGTCGACGAAGTAAATTTGCCAATCTTGGGCGACTCTTAAAACCCTGGAAATGGAGAAAGAAGAAGAGTGAAAAGTTCAAGCAGACCTCTGCCG CACTTGAGCGAAAAATGTCTACAAGACAGAGCAGAGAGGAGCTTATCAAGAAGGGCGTGCTGAAGGAAGTTTATGAGAAGG AGAGTACATCACCATCTGTGCTGGAGGAGGAGAAGCTGCAAAATGGATGTTCTCTGGTTCTCAGATGTAACTTGTCACAATCTGAAGGTGCTGAGCCAATGGAAGGAGCAGCTGAAACTGAGG GTTCACTGGAGTTTGAGATCCATGAAGATTCTACAAGTCAACTGGAACTCGTGCAAAAATTAAACCAAGCGCCATCTCCAAAAAAACCTGCGTACCCAGAGGATGATACTGAATCAACACTACACACACCTCGTACGTTCCAAAATAAACCCCCAGCCCTCGCCCCCAAACCCATCACGAGCATGCAAAATCACA ATAGCGCCCTTGTAAAGTTGCCAAGCTTGTCGGTGAAGTTGTCTCCTCCTCTACCTCCAAAGAAGCTTATGATCTCTGTACCTGTAGAAGGCATGGAACCCTTGGCGCACATGCTCGCCTTTCAGAAGTGCTCCGCTCTCCCCAGCCATTCTACTGTAGGTGGGCATTCACTGCAATATGGGACCCTTCCAGTTCCTATTCACCCACCCAGCCGAATTATTGAGGAGCTCAATAAAACCCTGGCTCTTACTATGCAGAGATTTGAGAG TTCTATGATGCGTGCTGCTCCAACATTGATGATGGAATGTGACAACAAAGAGAATCTTCCCAACGATGCTGAATACGAGCAGCTACCTGGTTTTTATCGGGATTATTACCATGAAGAAGAGGAATTAGAGGAAGAagtggaggaggaagatgataaTGAGGATGACGAAGCATTGTTTACAA GCACACTGGCCCTGAAGGTGTTACGAAAGGACTCGCTAGCCATTAAAATCAGTAACCGTCCTTCAAAGAGAGAGCTGGAGGACAAGAACATTCTACCTCTCAAGTCTGACCAGGACAGACTCAGATTTCGACAGCAAACAGCAACCAAACTCACACG ACGGTTGAGTCAGCGGCCAACTGCTGAAGAACTCGAACAGAGGAATATACTGAAAC cgCGGAACGATCttgaggagcaggaggagaagAGGGAGATCAAGAGACATTTATCCAAAAAA CTCAGCCAGAGACCAACAGTAGAAGAGCTGAGAGAAGCAAAGATTCTCATTCGTTTTAGTGACTACGTGGAGGTTGCCGAAGCTCAGGACTATGACAGGAGAGCAGATAAGCCCTGGACGAGACTAACAGCTGCTGACAAG GCTGCTATCAGGAAGGAGCTGAATGAGTTTAAAAGCACAGAAATGGATGTGCATGAGTCGAGTCGTCATCTGACAag GTTTCATAGACCATAA